In one window of Osmia lignaria lignaria isolate PbOS001 chromosome 11, iyOsmLign1, whole genome shotgun sequence DNA:
- the bbc gene encoding choline/ethanolaminephosphotransferase 1 bbc isoform X9 has protein sequence MQFYKEKLLSPGQLKRLSEHKYSCTTNSLLDGLLQPWWDWLVSKVPLWLAPNLITILGLIVNIVTTLILIYYSPDAKTEAPRWACFLCALGLFIYQSLDAIDGKQARRTGTSTPLGELFDHGCDSISTVFVALSACIAVQLGYYPTWMFFQCFCAMTLFYCAHWQTYVSGSLRFGKVDVTEAQFTIITIHLISAIFGPKIWMMEGTSVLSPIIPFSFVVVPAFIIYRKSAEHVYENHPALYILAFGMVAAKVTNRLVVAHMTKNEMQYLDSSLIGPAMLFLNQYFNFFIKEYYVLWLCFIWVTLDLFRYSAQICLEICDHMKIKLFRIPLGDHRSSQVSNTAEKNVHMMVEQEPLLDEDYHHGSDTTLDL, from the exons ATGCAGTTTTATAAGGAAAAACTTTTGTCACCTGGACAATTGAAACGTCTGAGTGAACACAAGTACAGCTGTACAACGAATAGCCTTTTGGACGGACTTCTTCAACCGTGGTGGGACTGGCTCGTTAGCAAAGTTCCACTTTGGCTTGCACCTAATTTAATCACGATTTTGGGGCTTATCGTGAACATTGTTACcactttaattcttatttattacagTCCCGATGCTAAAACCGAG GCACCTAGGTGGGCATGTTTTTTATGTGCACTGGGTTTATTCATTTATCAAAGCCTAGATGCCATAGATGGCAAACAGGCAAGAAGAACAGGAACTTCAACACCATTGGGTGAACTGTTTGATCACGGATGTGATTCTATATCAACCG TGTTTGTTGCTCTATCAGCATGTATAGCTGTACAATTAGGATATTATCCAACATGGATGTTTTTCCAATGTTTCTGTGCAATGACACTATTTTATTGTGCTCATTGGCAGACCTATGTTTCAG GTTCATTAAGATTTGGCAAGGTTGATGTTACGGAAGCACAGTTTACTATTATAACAATTCATCTGATTTCTGCAATCTTTGGGCCCAAAATATGGATGATGGAG ggaACATCAGTTTTATCACCAATTATTCCATTTAGCTTTGTGGTAGTACCagcttttataatttatagaaaaagtGCTGAACATGTATATGAAAATCATCCTGCACTGTATATACTTGCATTTGGAATGGTTGCAGCTAAAGTTACCAATCGATTAGTG GTTGCTCATATGACAAAAAATGAAATGCAATATTTAGACAGTTCATTGATTGGACCAGCAATGCTGTTCTTGaatcaatatttcaatttctttatcaAAGAATATTATGTTCTTTGGCTATGCTTT ATCTGGGTGACTTTGGATTTATTCCGATATAGTGCTCAAATATGCCTTGAGATTTGCGATCATATGAAGATCAAACTGTTTAGGATACCCTTAGGAGATCATCGATCGAGCCAGGTTTCTAATACAGCTGAAAAAAATG TTCACATGATGGTGGAACAAGAACCTCTGTTAGACGAGGATTATCATCATGGATCCGATACCACCCTCGACCTATGA